The Desulfoscipio gibsoniae DSM 7213 genome contains a region encoding:
- a CDS encoding efflux RND transporter periplasmic adaptor subunit, with protein MGNEAIAGDAQRKKLTGKLSLLFLMAMIGLTFFSNTINNFTLPRVQTARLTNGALIKEIFGEGTVEVKSTREEYADANLRVKEVMVEQGDRVSKGQPIIILDVNELKSNYQDEQARYRQLQLSLAGAREEQAQKQRDYDNLKYLFDNEAETAVNLQNAEKNLADAKRNCEDIQLNLEIQARKVDTLAKQVAKNGVYTAPVDGMITELNFAEGAMTNNSLPLFKLADLGQGFRLIVSIDNDLVDYAKPGDTVSVNILSLGDQKTEGKIDKIVENSQHNGDEKDLWIDVSLEGLTGGEKGEIYLSKKTKPYATLVPDSAVYDDSGGSYVFVLESRKGPLGTENYLQKVEVNVEDSDNEKSALTDMVMGEVVMQSNKPVEDGDRVLKEAAN; from the coding sequence TTGGGGAATGAAGCAATTGCAGGTGATGCGCAAAGAAAAAAGTTGACCGGAAAGTTGAGCCTGCTGTTCCTAATGGCGATGATCGGGTTAACTTTCTTCTCCAATACCATCAATAACTTTACTCTGCCCAGGGTCCAAACGGCCCGGCTGACGAACGGAGCGTTAATCAAAGAAATATTCGGTGAAGGGACGGTCGAGGTCAAATCAACCCGGGAGGAATACGCAGATGCCAATTTGCGAGTAAAGGAGGTCATGGTAGAGCAGGGGGACAGGGTTAGCAAAGGCCAGCCCATCATCATCCTGGACGTGAACGAACTGAAGTCGAATTATCAGGATGAACAGGCCCGCTACCGGCAGCTGCAGCTATCCCTGGCTGGGGCCCGGGAAGAGCAGGCGCAAAAACAAAGGGATTACGATAACCTGAAGTACCTGTTTGATAATGAAGCCGAAACGGCGGTAAACCTGCAAAATGCCGAAAAGAACCTGGCGGACGCGAAAAGAAACTGTGAGGACATTCAGCTTAATCTGGAAATACAGGCCAGAAAGGTGGATACCCTGGCCAAACAGGTGGCAAAGAACGGCGTGTATACAGCGCCCGTGGACGGCATGATCACAGAACTGAATTTCGCCGAAGGGGCTATGACCAATAACTCTCTGCCCCTGTTTAAATTGGCTGATCTAGGGCAGGGGTTCCGGCTGATAGTGTCAATTGACAATGATTTGGTTGATTACGCCAAACCCGGAGATACGGTGAGTGTTAATATTCTCTCCCTGGGGGATCAAAAAACCGAGGGGAAAATTGACAAGATAGTTGAGAACAGCCAGCACAACGGGGATGAGAAGGATTTGTGGATCGACGTGTCTCTGGAAGGCCTTACAGGCGGCGAAAAGGGAGAAATTTATTTAAGCAAAAAAACAAAGCCTTACGCCACTCTCGTACCTGACAGCGCGGTTTATGACGACAGCGGCGGCTCCTATGTCTTCGTTCTGGAATCAAGAAAAGGACCTTTGGGTACGGAGAACTATTTGCAAAAGGTGGAAGTCAATGTGGAAGACAGCGATAATGAAAAGTCCGCTCTCACAGATATGGTGATGGGCGAAGTGGTGATGCAAAGCAATAAGCCGGTGGAGGACGGGGATAGAGTTCTGAAGGAGGCGGCAAATTGA
- a CDS encoding ABC transporter permease, with product MKPAQSAYPAYLMLALGLLVLIWSTVLGSSLPAKLADLGGLHKTNKITATWLSNSNQPEEGSFSLQDMRQLTQYNLRDYDLAYAMEALTSAAYQKNQSSAQVLGVNDRYDQFHQIDLRSGCFLTFEQENQQVAVIDEDLAQALFQNCNVVGRKIELYGREFRITGVAGADHSLIGTLTDRGYGTVYIPVKILLELEEDCKITSLEVATKDAGTTGRNTAVLETALASIGQDPADYKIIDYNVADLLMEQENLLRNFVAGMVAMVMLFGLLRRKIRGIYHFCRLRLRDKYWSEIIKGDAARLVPGMAEILALVAVMLLLWKLISFTLYIPPENIPDELIDISFWADLIKNGIQTGLQSAGYVAPPGEVQLNILNTIQNWNLFLNIFVGWPLFLLGLYQINLLQERLLKVEVFCSVFMLAALSLGAALLLIIKMTPVMETREVLLVFSSIFLSVVIKVRGHTC from the coding sequence TTGAAACCGGCCCAATCAGCCTATCCGGCTTATCTTATGCTGGCCCTGGGCCTATTGGTTTTAATCTGGAGCACCGTTCTGGGGTCATCCTTGCCCGCTAAATTGGCGGATCTTGGCGGCCTGCATAAAACCAACAAAATCACCGCTACCTGGCTGAGCAACTCCAATCAGCCGGAAGAAGGCTCTTTTTCTCTGCAAGATATGAGGCAGCTTACCCAATACAACCTCCGGGACTATGATCTGGCTTACGCCATGGAGGCTTTAACTTCCGCCGCCTATCAAAAAAACCAGAGTTCAGCCCAAGTGTTAGGGGTGAATGACAGGTACGATCAATTTCATCAAATAGACCTGCGATCAGGCTGTTTTTTAACTTTCGAACAGGAAAACCAGCAGGTTGCCGTAATTGATGAAGATCTGGCTCAGGCTCTTTTTCAGAACTGCAATGTGGTGGGCCGGAAAATAGAACTGTATGGCCGGGAATTTAGAATAACCGGGGTGGCCGGGGCTGACCATTCCCTGATCGGGACTCTGACGGACAGGGGATACGGCACAGTGTACATACCGGTGAAAATACTGTTGGAACTGGAGGAAGATTGCAAAATAACCTCATTGGAAGTGGCAACAAAGGATGCCGGCACCACGGGCCGCAATACCGCCGTTTTAGAAACGGCCCTGGCTTCCATCGGTCAGGACCCCGCCGATTACAAAATCATCGATTATAACGTGGCGGATCTCCTGATGGAACAAGAGAACCTGCTGCGTAATTTCGTGGCGGGGATGGTGGCCATGGTGATGCTTTTCGGCTTGCTCAGGCGAAAAATAAGGGGTATTTATCATTTCTGCCGCCTGAGGCTCCGGGATAAATATTGGTCGGAGATAATCAAGGGGGACGCCGCCAGGCTTGTGCCTGGTATGGCAGAGATATTAGCGCTTGTTGCGGTGATGCTTTTGTTATGGAAATTAATCAGCTTTACCTTATATATTCCGCCGGAAAACATACCCGATGAACTTATTGATATTTCATTTTGGGCCGACCTCATTAAAAACGGGATTCAAACCGGGCTGCAAAGCGCCGGATATGTGGCGCCGCCAGGAGAAGTTCAGTTGAATATTCTTAATACTATCCAGAACTGGAACTTGTTCTTAAACATCTTTGTTGGTTGGCCGCTGTTCTTGCTGGGACTTTACCAGATCAATCTGTTGCAGGAAAGACTACTCAAGGTTGAAGTGTTTTGCAGCGTTTTCATGCTGGCCGCGTTAAGTTTGGGCGCCGCCTTGCTGTTGATAATAAAAATGACTCCTGTCATGGAGACCAGGGAGGTGTTGCTGGTATTCAGTTCTATATTTTTAAGCGTGGTTATAAAGGTCAGGGGACACACCTGCTGA